Proteins co-encoded in one Vibrio aquimaris genomic window:
- the cpxA gene encoding envelope stress sensor histidine kinase CpxA, protein MRLPRITSLYGRIFAIFWFTMFLVLVAVLSLPHLDPRRSRDIPAAHYAKLIEAKQKIEQRFANEGDLRQIIFQLERPRRSNREPRPRFVLTDLEGNILTTQNRKDFKLKAVQNFITSIEDPAKPKQRLYGHYMVAGPLPITLAKNDLLLYVGVKWNQPPPFMLRLFDKPLQLLFAVMLVSTPLLLWLAWALSQPARKLERAAKRVAKGEFCVDPELEEGTTEFRQAGKSFNQMVEAVNQMVSGQQRLLSDISHELRSPLTRLRMASALVSRKQGDSPELNRIDTEAQRLEQMIGELLDLSRMQLDSHVAREVQPLSSLWEAILSDAQFEAEQMNKSLTYTHIPERYISGNPKLLMSALDNIVRNAIHYSQNLIKVAFKLDNDRLTIIVDDNGEGVAEHELEAIFRPFYRVSTARDRHSGGTGLGLAITESAIRQHSGSITAKRSSLGGLCMEIILPLEGK, encoded by the coding sequence ATGCGTTTACCTAGGATCACTAGCCTTTACGGACGTATTTTCGCTATCTTCTGGTTCACCATGTTTTTGGTGCTCGTGGCTGTGCTCTCTCTGCCTCACTTAGATCCTAGGCGTTCAAGAGATATCCCAGCAGCGCATTATGCAAAGCTCATCGAAGCGAAACAAAAAATTGAACAGCGCTTTGCTAATGAGGGAGATCTTAGGCAAATTATTTTTCAACTAGAAAGACCGCGTCGCTCTAATAGAGAGCCTAGACCGCGTTTCGTGCTCACCGATCTCGAGGGCAATATTTTAACCACTCAAAATCGTAAAGATTTTAAGCTCAAAGCAGTACAAAACTTCATTACCAGTATTGAAGATCCCGCAAAGCCCAAGCAACGTCTATATGGCCATTATATGGTCGCAGGGCCTTTGCCCATAACACTGGCTAAAAATGATCTCCTACTTTATGTCGGCGTCAAATGGAATCAACCGCCGCCCTTTATGCTGCGGCTGTTCGACAAACCCTTGCAATTATTGTTTGCCGTTATGCTCGTCAGTACGCCTTTGTTACTTTGGTTAGCATGGGCACTAAGTCAACCTGCGCGAAAGCTTGAACGAGCAGCAAAACGCGTAGCCAAAGGTGAGTTTTGTGTCGACCCAGAGCTTGAGGAAGGTACAACTGAATTTAGGCAAGCGGGCAAAAGCTTCAATCAAATGGTTGAAGCGGTGAATCAAATGGTTTCGGGGCAACAGAGGCTGCTGTCTGATATCTCGCATGAATTACGCTCTCCTCTCACACGTCTGAGAATGGCAAGCGCTTTAGTGTCACGAAAACAAGGGGATAGCCCTGAGCTTAATCGCATTGATACGGAAGCTCAGCGGCTCGAACAAATGATAGGCGAACTATTGGATCTATCACGCATGCAGCTAGACAGTCACGTAGCGCGAGAAGTCCAGCCTCTTAGCAGTTTATGGGAGGCTATCTTATCAGATGCGCAGTTTGAAGCAGAGCAAATGAACAAGTCTCTTACTTATACTCACATTCCTGAAAGGTATATCTCAGGCAACCCTAAACTTTTGATGAGTGCGCTCGATAACATAGTGCGAAATGCCATTCACTACAGTCAGAACTTAATAAAAGTGGCCTTCAAACTCGACAATGACCGGCTGACGATTATTGTTGATGACAATGGAGAAGGCGTTGCTGAACATGAGTTAGAAGCCATATTCCGCCCCTTTTATCGTGTTTCTACTGCTCGAGATCGCCACAGTGGCGGGACCGGACTTGGTCTTGCGATTACAGAGAGTGCTATTCGCCAGCACAGTGGCAGTATAACGGCGAAACGCAGCAGTCTTGGCGGGTTGTGTATGGAAATCATTCTGCCGCTCGAGGGGAAATAA
- a CDS encoding response regulator: MAHILLIDDDTELTGLLKEVLTLEGYHVSEANDGEAGLEAIDKGVDLVLLDVMMPKLNGVETLKRLREHWETPVLMLTAKGDEIDRVIGLELGADDYLPKPFSDRELLARIRAILRRTQSKSSSKNIDCIEYQDIKVFPGKQEAYCQEAYLELTTTEFALLSHFVQHPGETLTKETLSLDVLGKRLAAFDRAIDMHVSNLRKKLPEKPNGKPRIKTLRGRGYLFVEED, encoded by the coding sequence ATGGCACATATTTTGTTGATTGATGATGACACTGAGCTTACTGGCTTACTAAAAGAGGTCTTAACACTAGAAGGCTATCACGTATCTGAAGCTAATGATGGTGAAGCAGGGCTCGAGGCCATCGACAAAGGTGTGGATTTGGTGCTTTTGGATGTGATGATGCCCAAGCTCAATGGCGTCGAGACACTCAAGCGCCTGCGCGAGCATTGGGAAACGCCAGTGTTAATGCTAACCGCTAAAGGAGACGAGATAGACAGAGTGATAGGTCTTGAACTTGGCGCCGACGACTATTTACCAAAACCGTTTAGTGATCGCGAACTTCTCGCGCGCATACGCGCTATTTTGCGTCGTACCCAATCAAAATCCAGTAGCAAAAATATTGACTGCATTGAGTATCAAGATATCAAAGTATTTCCCGGAAAACAGGAAGCTTACTGTCAGGAAGCCTACCTTGAGCTCACCACCACCGAATTTGCTCTTCTCAGCCACTTTGTACAGCACCCAGGAGAAACACTCACCAAAGAAACGCTGAGTTTAGATGTACTTGGAAAACGTCTCGCAGCTTTTGATCGTGCCATCGATATGCATGTATCCAACCTACGTAAAAAGCTTCCCGAAAAGCCAAATGGGAAACCGCGTATCAAAACGCTGCGAGGACGTGGTTATCTCTTTGTTGAGGAAGACTGA
- a CDS encoding CpxP family protein: MKKVTKIVLATIVLPLTLSSASVLASVGKEHDKQEHKASLLDRSLIRKLDLTQEQQAQLKQLRETMKKDLKGQYQESFAEHQAERQANREKMQALVLAESFDKAAANELARAMIEQQTEHKVNMLEKQHQMLSVLTPEQKAKYAELLKERDDTRAKKRQERLTKN, encoded by the coding sequence ATGAAAAAAGTAACAAAGATAGTTTTAGCCACGATTGTGCTGCCATTAACGCTCAGCTCGGCCAGTGTTCTTGCCAGCGTCGGTAAAGAGCATGACAAACAAGAGCACAAAGCGTCGCTACTTGATCGAAGCTTGATACGTAAGCTGGATTTAACCCAAGAGCAACAAGCTCAGCTCAAGCAATTGCGCGAAACAATGAAAAAGGACTTAAAAGGCCAATATCAAGAAAGTTTTGCTGAGCACCAAGCTGAAAGACAAGCCAATAGAGAAAAAATGCAAGCTTTGGTACTGGCAGAATCATTTGATAAAGCCGCTGCCAATGAATTGGCCAGAGCCATGATTGAGCAGCAGACTGAGCATAAAGTGAACATGCTGGAAAAACAGCATCAAATGTTAAGTGTTTTGACGCCAGAGCAAAAAGCCAAATATGCAGAGCTGTTAAAAGAGCGTGATGACACGCGTGCTAAAAAGCGTCAGGAGCGCTTAACAAAAAATTGA
- the fieF gene encoding CDF family cation-efflux transporter FieF (FieF, a metal efflux transporter, is a member of the CDF (cation diffusion facilitator) family of transporters.), producing MKHEYARLVTLAAWTATIVATLLLIVKLAAWWVTGSVSLLASLIDSMLDIAASLVNLVVVRYSLQPADREHTFGHGKAESLAALAQSMFISGSAVFLILNGVDRFFRPHALQSPEYGVYVSLFAIVVTFALVLFQKHVVKKTGSQAIAADSLHYQSDLYMNAAIMLALTLSWFGVTQADAVFAIGIGLYILYSAVQMVREATQTLLDRKLPDDELEEIKHQCLSVEGVLGVHQLRTRMSGPTRFIQLHLELEDQMPLIEAHRISDMVEHKLLECFPHADVLIHQDPYSVVLGPEKEQKVRDW from the coding sequence ATGAAACACGAATATGCACGTTTAGTAACCCTGGCTGCTTGGACGGCAACAATCGTTGCGACTCTGTTACTTATTGTCAAGCTGGCGGCATGGTGGGTGACGGGCTCGGTAAGTTTACTGGCTTCTTTGATTGATTCCATGCTTGATATAGCGGCTTCTTTAGTTAATTTAGTGGTGGTGAGATACTCACTTCAACCTGCTGACCGAGAACATACTTTTGGCCATGGTAAGGCCGAATCCCTGGCTGCGCTTGCTCAATCCATGTTTATTTCAGGATCTGCAGTGTTTCTTATTCTTAATGGTGTCGATCGCTTTTTCAGGCCTCATGCTCTCCAGTCTCCAGAGTATGGTGTTTATGTGAGTTTGTTTGCGATTGTGGTGACATTTGCACTAGTTCTTTTTCAAAAACATGTGGTTAAGAAAACTGGCAGTCAAGCTATAGCGGCAGACTCGCTCCATTACCAATCCGATTTATACATGAATGCGGCCATCATGCTAGCTTTAACCTTGAGTTGGTTTGGTGTCACTCAGGCAGATGCTGTGTTTGCAATTGGAATCGGTTTATATATTTTATATAGCGCAGTACAGATGGTACGAGAAGCAACTCAAACCTTGTTAGATCGCAAACTACCGGATGATGAGCTTGAAGAGATAAAGCACCAGTGCCTCTCTGTGGAGGGCGTTTTAGGTGTGCATCAACTGCGAACTCGTATGTCTGGTCCCACGAGATTTATCCAGCTTCACCTTGAACTTGAGGACCAAATGCCCTTGATTGAAGCGCATAGAATCTCAGATATGGTTGAACACAAGCTGTTGGAGTGTTTTCCTCATGCCGACGTGTTGATCCATCAAGATCCATATTCTGTGGTGCTGGGGCCTGAGAAAGAGCAAAAAGTACGTGATTGGTAA
- the pfkA gene encoding 6-phosphofructokinase, which produces MIKKIGVLTSGGDAPGMNAAVRGVVRTALSEGLEVYGVQDGYLGLYENRIEKLDRSSVSDVINKGGTFLGSARFPEFKEVAVREKAIENLQKHGIEALVVVGGDGSYMGAKKLTEMGYPCVGLPGTIDNDIAGTDYTIGYLTALNTVIDAIDRLRDTSSSHQRISIVEIMGRHCGDLTLMSAIAGGCEYIITPETGLDKEKLINNIQDGIKKGKKHAIIALTELMMDANELAKEIEQATGRETRATVLGHIQRGGRPTAFDRVLASRMGNYAVHLLMEGQGGRCVGIQKEQLVHHDIIDAIENMKRPVREDLYQVAEELF; this is translated from the coding sequence ATGATTAAAAAGATCGGTGTTTTGACAAGCGGCGGTGATGCACCGGGCATGAACGCAGCAGTTCGTGGTGTGGTGCGCACAGCGCTATCGGAAGGTTTAGAGGTCTATGGTGTTCAAGACGGTTATCTTGGTCTGTATGAGAACAGAATTGAGAAACTTGATCGTTCTAGTGTCTCTGATGTGATCAATAAAGGCGGAACTTTCCTCGGCTCTGCACGTTTCCCTGAGTTTAAAGAAGTAGCTGTTCGAGAGAAAGCCATAGAAAACCTGCAAAAACACGGCATAGAAGCTCTAGTAGTTGTTGGTGGTGATGGCTCTTATATGGGCGCCAAAAAGCTTACCGAAATGGGATACCCATGTGTCGGTCTGCCAGGAACAATCGATAATGATATTGCAGGAACGGATTACACTATCGGTTATCTAACCGCACTCAATACTGTTATTGATGCTATTGATCGCCTGCGTGATACATCTTCATCACACCAACGTATTTCCATTGTTGAAATCATGGGACGCCACTGTGGTGATCTGACTCTAATGTCTGCTATTGCTGGTGGGTGCGAATACATAATTACACCAGAAACGGGTTTAGATAAAGAAAAGCTCATCAACAACATTCAAGATGGCATTAAGAAGGGCAAGAAGCACGCAATTATTGCCTTGACTGAGCTTATGATGGACGCAAATGAGCTAGCTAAAGAAATTGAGCAAGCCACGGGACGAGAGACTAGAGCGACAGTGCTTGGTCACATTCAGCGTGGTGGTCGCCCAACAGCCTTTGATCGCGTTTTAGCATCTCGTATGGGTAACTATGCTGTACATCTATTGATGGAAGGACAGGGCGGACGTTGCGTTGGTATCCAAAAAGAGCAGCTTGTTCATCATGATATCATTGACGCAATTGAAAATATGAAGCGCCCAGTTCGTGAAGACCTTTATCAGGTCGCTGAAGAGTTATTCTAA
- a CDS encoding anaerobic C4-dicarboxylate transporter: MFYVHMILLLTIIFIGIRHGGIAFGLLGGLGVSILAFVFGITPGTPPISVMLIILAVVAASATLEATGGLQLLVRFAERLLRKHPNQIVFLGPLCTYSLTVLVGTGHSVYPLLPVIYDVAYKKGIRPERPMAMASVASQMGITASPIAAAAAVVMATAADNHLVISLGHVLAVTIPATLIGVLAGCTWSLKRGKDLDQDREFIQRCSDPEFKAQLIDSDQQDNQREIGKQAKRGLTIFLAGIVVVVFVAMFGHDLSLLPEGVKMSVAIQFLMLSIGAIILLATKVEPKKIVHCNVFIAGMTAVVIIFGIAWMSDTIISFHKPYLISLVSEIVAAHPWTFAIAMFVVSIFLKSQAAVLTIMLPLGFSMGIPTPVLIGVLPACYAYFFFPFYPSDLAAITFDRSGTTRIGKYVLNHSFLLPGFIGVSTATTVAYILSTMVVN; this comes from the coding sequence TGCACATGATCCTGTTGTTAACCATTATCTTCATTGGTATCCGCCACGGAGGAATTGCCTTTGGTCTACTCGGTGGGCTTGGCGTTTCCATACTCGCATTTGTGTTTGGTATTACTCCGGGCACACCGCCAATTAGCGTAATGTTAATCATACTAGCCGTCGTTGCTGCATCGGCCACGCTTGAGGCAACAGGAGGGTTACAACTGCTTGTAAGATTTGCCGAGCGCTTACTTAGAAAACACCCCAACCAAATTGTCTTCTTGGGTCCGCTCTGCACCTACTCGCTAACGGTTTTGGTTGGAACAGGACATTCCGTTTATCCCCTTCTTCCTGTCATCTATGATGTCGCATATAAAAAGGGGATTCGTCCCGAGCGCCCTATGGCTATGGCTTCCGTTGCGTCACAAATGGGCATTACTGCTAGCCCTATTGCAGCAGCTGCTGCCGTTGTCATGGCTACCGCCGCAGACAACCACCTAGTAATCAGTCTTGGTCATGTCCTCGCTGTCACGATTCCCGCCACTCTTATCGGTGTATTAGCAGGTTGTACCTGGAGTCTAAAACGCGGTAAAGATCTCGACCAAGATCGCGAGTTTATCCAGCGCTGCAGCGATCCTGAGTTTAAAGCACAACTTATCGATAGCGATCAACAAGACAATCAAAGAGAAATTGGTAAACAAGCGAAAAGAGGCCTAACTATTTTCTTAGCGGGTATTGTGGTGGTTGTCTTTGTGGCCATGTTTGGTCATGACCTTTCCCTGCTGCCTGAAGGCGTGAAAATGTCAGTCGCTATCCAGTTTTTAATGCTGTCGATTGGCGCTATCATTTTGCTGGCAACCAAAGTTGAGCCAAAAAAAATTGTTCACTGCAACGTCTTTATCGCTGGTATGACGGCTGTGGTGATAATTTTTGGTATCGCTTGGATGAGTGACACCATAATTAGCTTCCATAAACCTTATCTGATTAGCCTAGTCAGTGAAATAGTCGCAGCGCACCCTTGGACCTTTGCAATTGCCATGTTTGTGGTGTCCATATTTTTAAAAAGTCAGGCTGCGGTACTAACCATAATGCTGCCTTTAGGATTTTCTATGGGTATTCCGACCCCTGTCCTCATTGGTGTTTTACCCGCATGTTATGCGTACTTCTTCTTCCCTTTTTACCCCAGCGATTTAGCCGCAATTACCTTTGATCGCTCAGGCACGACTCGAATAGGTAAGTACGTTTTAAACCATAGCTTCCTCTTGCCTGGCTTTATCGGTGTGAGCACAGCGACAACAGTAGCTTATATTCTCTCAACCATGGTTGTAAACTAA